From Carya illinoinensis cultivar Pawnee chromosome 5, C.illinoinensisPawnee_v1, whole genome shotgun sequence, one genomic window encodes:
- the LOC122311172 gene encoding 26S proteasome regulatory subunit S10B homolog B-like isoform X1 has protein sequence MSSESEETVRRRTALADHRKKLLSHKELESRVRLVRENLRAAKKEFGKTEDDLKSLQSVGQIIGEVLRPLDNERLIVKASSGPRYVVGCRSKVDKEKLTSGTRVVLDMTTLTIMRALPREVDPVVYNMLHEDPGNVSYSAVGGLSDQIRELRESIELPLMNPELFIRVGIKPPKGVLLYGPPGTGKTLLARAIASNIDANFLKIVSSAIIDKYIGESARLIREMFGYARDHQPCIIFMDEIDAIGGRRFSEGTSADREIQRTLMELLNQLDGFDQLGKVKMIMATNRPDVLDPALLRPGRLDRKIEIPLPNEQSRMEILKIHAAGIAKHGDIDYEAVVKLAEGFNGADLRNVCTEAGMSAIRAERDYVIHEDFMKAVRKLNEAKKLESSAHYSADFGKD, from the exons ATGTCTAGCGAGTCAGAGGAAACCGTGCGACGTCGTACAGCGCTCGCCGATCACCGTAAAAAACTCCTCTCCCATAAGGAGCTCGAATCCAGAGTCCGCTTAG TGAGAGAGAACTTGAGGGCTGCAAAAAAGGAATTCGGTAAAACTGAAGACGATCTCAAGTCCCTTCAAAGTGTTGGCCAGATCATAGGCGAAGTTCTCAGGCCTCTTGACAATGAACGCT TGATAGTAAAAGCAAGCAGTGGACCAAGGTATGTTGTTGGCTGTCGTAGCAAGGTCGACAAGGAAAAACTAACTTCAGGAACTCGAGTGGTGCTTGATATGACTACTTTGACAATCATGCGAGCACTTCCTCGTGAA GTTGATCCCGTTGTATATAATATGCTTCATGAAGACCCAGGCAATGTTAGCTACTCAGCAGTGGGAGGGCTGTCAGATCAGATTCGAGAACTTAGGGAATCCATAGAACTGCCTCTAATGAATCCTGAGCTCTTTATTAGGGTGGGAATCAAACCTCCCAAG GGTGTTCTTCTCTACGGACCTCCTGGTACGGGAAAGACATTATTAGCCAGAGCAATTGCAAGCAACATTGATGCCAATTTCTTGAAG ATAGTATCAAGTGCAATAATTGATAAATACATAGGTGAGAGTGCAAGATTGATACGGGAAATGTTTGGTTATGCACGTGATCACCAA CCATGCATCATATTTATGGATGAGATAGATGCCATTGGTGGACGTCGTTTCAGCGAGGGAACAAGTGCTGATCGTGAAATTCAGAGGACACTCATGGAGTTGCTTAATCAGCTAGATGGTTTCGACCAGCTTGGGAAG GTTAAAATGATCATGGCCACAAACAGACCAGATGTGCTGGACCCTGCACTTCTTCGTCCCGGACGACTGGACCGGAAAATTGAAATTCCTTTACCTAACGAACAGTCCAGAATGGAAATCCTCAAAATCCATGCTGCTGGAATTGCCAAACATGGTGACATTGACTATGAAGCAGTTGTAAAGCTTGCTGAG GGGTTCAATGGTGCTGATCTTCGTAATGTTTGCACTGAGGCTGGGATGTCTGCTATCCGGGCAGAACGCGATTATGTCATCCATGAAGATTTCATGAAG GCTGTCCGGAAGCTGAACGAAGCAAAGAAACTCGAATCAAGCGCTCACTACAGTGCTGATTTTGGGAAGGACTGA
- the LOC122311172 gene encoding 26S proteasome regulatory subunit S10B homolog B-like isoform X2, which translates to MSSESEETVRRRTALADHRKKLLSHKELESRVRLVRENLRAAKKEFGKTEDDLKSLQSVGQIIGEVLRPLDNERLIVKASSGPRYVVGCRSKVDKEKLTSGTRVVLDMTTLTIMRALPREVDPVVYNMLHEDPGNVSYSAVGGLSDQIRELRESIELPLMNPELFIRVGIKPPKGVLLYGPPGTGKTLLARAIASNIDANFLKPCIIFMDEIDAIGGRRFSEGTSADREIQRTLMELLNQLDGFDQLGKVKMIMATNRPDVLDPALLRPGRLDRKIEIPLPNEQSRMEILKIHAAGIAKHGDIDYEAVVKLAEGFNGADLRNVCTEAGMSAIRAERDYVIHEDFMKAVRKLNEAKKLESSAHYSADFGKD; encoded by the exons ATGTCTAGCGAGTCAGAGGAAACCGTGCGACGTCGTACAGCGCTCGCCGATCACCGTAAAAAACTCCTCTCCCATAAGGAGCTCGAATCCAGAGTCCGCTTAG TGAGAGAGAACTTGAGGGCTGCAAAAAAGGAATTCGGTAAAACTGAAGACGATCTCAAGTCCCTTCAAAGTGTTGGCCAGATCATAGGCGAAGTTCTCAGGCCTCTTGACAATGAACGCT TGATAGTAAAAGCAAGCAGTGGACCAAGGTATGTTGTTGGCTGTCGTAGCAAGGTCGACAAGGAAAAACTAACTTCAGGAACTCGAGTGGTGCTTGATATGACTACTTTGACAATCATGCGAGCACTTCCTCGTGAA GTTGATCCCGTTGTATATAATATGCTTCATGAAGACCCAGGCAATGTTAGCTACTCAGCAGTGGGAGGGCTGTCAGATCAGATTCGAGAACTTAGGGAATCCATAGAACTGCCTCTAATGAATCCTGAGCTCTTTATTAGGGTGGGAATCAAACCTCCCAAG GGTGTTCTTCTCTACGGACCTCCTGGTACGGGAAAGACATTATTAGCCAGAGCAATTGCAAGCAACATTGATGCCAATTTCTTGAAG CCATGCATCATATTTATGGATGAGATAGATGCCATTGGTGGACGTCGTTTCAGCGAGGGAACAAGTGCTGATCGTGAAATTCAGAGGACACTCATGGAGTTGCTTAATCAGCTAGATGGTTTCGACCAGCTTGGGAAG GTTAAAATGATCATGGCCACAAACAGACCAGATGTGCTGGACCCTGCACTTCTTCGTCCCGGACGACTGGACCGGAAAATTGAAATTCCTTTACCTAACGAACAGTCCAGAATGGAAATCCTCAAAATCCATGCTGCTGGAATTGCCAAACATGGTGACATTGACTATGAAGCAGTTGTAAAGCTTGCTGAG GGGTTCAATGGTGCTGATCTTCGTAATGTTTGCACTGAGGCTGGGATGTCTGCTATCCGGGCAGAACGCGATTATGTCATCCATGAAGATTTCATGAAG GCTGTCCGGAAGCTGAACGAAGCAAAGAAACTCGAATCAAGCGCTCACTACAGTGCTGATTTTGGGAAGGACTGA